In one Pseudomonas sp. SG20056 genomic region, the following are encoded:
- the ileS gene encoding isoleucine--tRNA ligase, with protein sequence MTDYKATLNLPDTQFPMKAGLPQREPQILQRWNEIGLYQKLRTQGEGRPKFVLHDGPPYANGSIHIGHAVNKILKDIITRSKTLAGFDAPYVPGWDCHGLPIEHKVETTFGKNQPSDLTRERCRTYAAEQIEGQKADFVRLGVLGDWDNPYKTMDFANEAGEIRALVEMVKQGFVFKGLKPVNWCFDCGSALAEAEVEYQDKKSDAIDVAFVVEDADKLAAAFGLASLPKPASIVIWTTTPWTIPANQALNVHPEFTYALVDTGERLLLLAEELVEGCLARYGLQGEVIATAPGAALELLRFRHPFYERFAPVYLADYVELGAGTGVVHSAPAYGEDDFRSCKGYGMSNDDILSPVQSNGVYVSDLPFFGGQFIWKANPAIVAKLEEVGALLKHEAIQHSYMHCWRHKTPLIYRATAQWFVGMDKQPNEGGTLRERALAAIEQTQFVPAWGQARLHSMIAGRPDWCISRQRNWGVPIPFFLHKATGELHPRTAELMEDVAKRVEQEGIEAWFKLDAAELLGDEAADYDKISDTLDVWFDSGTTHWHVLRGSHNLGHASGPRADLYLEGSDQHRGWFHSSLLTGAAIDGHAPYKELLTHGFVVDENGRKMSKSLGNVVAPQEVNDSLGADILRLWVSSTDYSGEMAVSKVILQRSADSYRRIRNTARFLLSNLSGFDPAQHLLPAEDMLALDRWAVDRALLLQREIEEAYDSYRFWNVYQKVHNFCVQELGGFYLDIIKDRQYTTAADSVARRSCQTALFHIAEALVRWIAPVLSFTADELWEYLPGARNESVMLNGWYQGLSELPEGFELDRAFWERVMAVKVAVNKEMENLRAAKAIGGNLQAEVTLYAEDSLIADLNKLGNELRFVLITSTASLAPLASAPSDAVETEVAGLKLKVLKSGHAKCARCWHHREDVGVNPAHPEICGRCVDNIEGAGEVRHYA encoded by the coding sequence ATGACCGATTACAAAGCCACGCTTAATCTGCCTGACACCCAATTTCCGATGAAGGCCGGCCTGCCGCAGCGCGAGCCGCAGATTCTGCAGCGCTGGAACGAGATTGGCCTGTATCAGAAGCTGCGCACGCAGGGCGAAGGCCGGCCGAAGTTTGTTCTGCACGATGGCCCGCCCTATGCCAACGGCAGCATTCACATCGGTCATGCGGTCAACAAGATCCTCAAGGACATCATCACCCGTTCCAAGACCCTGGCCGGCTTCGACGCCCCTTATGTGCCGGGTTGGGACTGTCATGGCCTGCCGATCGAGCACAAGGTGGAAACCACCTTCGGCAAGAACCAGCCTTCCGACCTGACCCGCGAGCGCTGCCGCACCTATGCCGCCGAGCAGATCGAAGGGCAGAAGGCCGACTTCGTTCGCCTCGGTGTACTGGGCGATTGGGACAACCCGTACAAAACCATGGACTTTGCCAACGAGGCGGGCGAAATCCGCGCGCTGGTCGAGATGGTCAAACAGGGTTTCGTATTCAAGGGGCTGAAGCCGGTCAACTGGTGTTTCGACTGCGGTTCCGCGCTGGCTGAGGCCGAAGTCGAGTACCAAGACAAGAAGTCCGATGCCATCGACGTGGCCTTCGTGGTTGAAGATGCCGACAAGCTGGCCGCCGCGTTTGGTCTGGCCAGCCTGCCGAAGCCTGCTTCCATCGTGATCTGGACCACCACGCCTTGGACCATTCCGGCCAACCAAGCGCTGAACGTCCACCCTGAATTTACCTATGCGCTGGTCGATACCGGCGAGCGTCTGCTGCTGCTGGCTGAAGAGCTGGTAGAGGGCTGCTTGGCCCGTTATGGCCTGCAGGGCGAAGTCATCGCCACCGCGCCAGGTGCGGCGCTGGAGCTGCTCCGCTTCCGTCATCCGTTCTATGAGCGCTTTGCCCCGGTCTATCTGGCTGACTACGTTGAGCTGGGCGCCGGCACTGGCGTGGTGCACTCGGCACCTGCCTATGGTGAGGACGACTTCCGTTCCTGCAAAGGCTACGGCATGAGCAATGACGACATCCTCAGCCCGGTGCAGAGCAACGGCGTGTATGTCAGTGACCTGCCGTTCTTTGGCGGCCAGTTTATCTGGAAGGCTAATCCGGCCATCGTCGCCAAGCTGGAAGAGGTCGGCGCGTTGCTTAAGCACGAGGCTATCCAGCACAGCTATATGCATTGCTGGCGCCATAAGACCCCGCTGATCTACCGCGCCACCGCGCAGTGGTTCGTCGGCATGGATAAGCAGCCTAACGAAGGCGGCACTCTGCGTGAGCGTGCGCTGGCAGCCATCGAGCAAACGCAGTTCGTCCCAGCCTGGGGCCAGGCACGTCTGCACAGCATGATCGCCGGGCGTCCGGACTGGTGTATCTCGCGTCAGCGTAACTGGGGCGTGCCAATCCCGTTCTTCCTGCACAAGGCTACGGGTGAGCTGCACCCGCGCACTGCCGAGTTGATGGAGGACGTGGCTAAGCGTGTCGAGCAAGAGGGCATAGAGGCTTGGTTCAAGCTCGACGCCGCCGAGCTGCTGGGCGATGAAGCCGCCGACTACGACAAGATCAGTGACACCCTGGACGTCTGGTTTGATTCCGGCACCACCCACTGGCACGTACTGCGCGGTTCGCACAACCTGGGCCATGCCAGCGGCCCGCGTGCCGACCTGTACCTGGAAGGCTCCGACCAGCACCGCGGCTGGTTCCATTCATCCTTGCTGACCGGCGCGGCCATCGACGGCCACGCGCCGTACAAAGAGCTGCTGACCCACGGTTTTGTGGTCGACGAGAACGGTCGCAAGATGTCCAAGTCGCTGGGCAATGTGGTCGCGCCGCAGGAAGTGAATGACAGCCTGGGCGCCGATATCCTGCGCCTGTGGGTGTCGTCCACTGACTACTCGGGCGAGATGGCCGTGTCCAAGGTCATCCTGCAGCGCAGCGCCGATTCCTACCGGCGTATCCGCAACACCGCGCGCTTCCTGCTCTCCAACCTCAGCGGCTTCGACCCGGCGCAGCACCTGCTGCCTGCGGAAGACATGCTGGCGCTGGATCGTTGGGCCGTAGATCGCGCCCTGTTGCTGCAGCGCGAAATCGAAGAAGCCTACGACAGCTATCGCTTCTGGAACGTTTACCAGAAAGTGCACAACTTCTGCGTGCAGGAGCTGGGCGGTTTCTACCTCGATATTATCAAGGACCGTCAGTACACCACCGCCGCCGACAGCGTGGCGCGTCGCTCCTGCCAGACCGCGCTGTTCCACATCGCCGAAGCCCTGGTGCGCTGGATCGCTCCGGTGTTGTCTTTCACCGCCGATGAGCTGTGGGAATACCTGCCCGGTGCGCGTAACGAGTCGGTAATGCTCAATGGCTGGTATCAGGGCCTGAGCGAGCTGCCGGAAGGCTTCGAGCTGGATCGTGCGTTCTGGGAGCGCGTGATGGCGGTCAAGGTCGCGGTAAACAAGGAGATGGAAAACCTGCGTGCAGCCAAGGCCATCGGCGGCAACCTGCAGGCGGAAGTCACCCTGTATGCCGAAGACAGCCTGATTGCTGATCTGAACAAACTGGGCAACGAGCTGCGCTTTGTGCTGATCACTTCCACCGCCAGCCTGGCGCCGCTCGCCAGCGCGCCGAGTGATGCTGTGGAAACCGAAGTCGCGGGGCTCAAGCTCAAAGTGCTGAAGTCCGGGCATGCCAAGTGCGCCCGTTGCTGGCATCACCGCGAGGACGTTGGGGTGAACCCAGCGCATCCGGAAATTTGCGGTCGCTGCGTGGACAACATCGAAGGCGCAGGTGAGGTTCGTCACTATGCGTGA
- the ribF gene encoding bifunctional riboflavin kinase/FAD synthetase: MQLVRGLHNLRPQHRGCVATIGNFDGVHRGHQAILARLRERSAELGVPSCVLIFEPQPREFFAPDVAPARLARLRDKLALLAAEGVDRVLCLSFNRRLRELSAAEFVHRVLVEGLGVQHLEVGDDFRFGCDRAGDFAFLAEAGEREGFSVEAASTVELDGIRVSSTRVREALDAGDFALAQHLLGRPFQIAGRVLHGQKLGRQLNAPTANVQLKRKRVPLKGVYLVSTEIDGQTWPGVANIGVRPSVAGDGRAHLEVHLLDFAGDLYGRRLTVAFHHKLRDEQRFASLEALKMAIAADIAAARAHWRV, encoded by the coding sequence ATGCAGCTGGTTCGAGGCCTACACAACTTGCGGCCCCAGCATCGGGGCTGTGTCGCCACCATCGGGAATTTCGACGGCGTCCATCGTGGTCATCAGGCCATTTTGGCGCGTTTGCGTGAGCGTTCCGCCGAGCTTGGCGTGCCCAGTTGCGTGCTGATTTTCGAGCCGCAGCCGCGCGAGTTTTTTGCACCTGATGTAGCACCGGCGCGCCTGGCGCGGTTGCGCGACAAGCTGGCTCTGCTGGCTGCCGAAGGTGTTGATCGAGTGCTGTGCCTGAGTTTCAACCGCCGCCTGCGTGAGTTGAGCGCGGCTGAGTTCGTGCATCGTGTGCTGGTTGAAGGCCTGGGTGTGCAGCATCTGGAAGTGGGTGATGACTTTCGCTTCGGCTGTGACCGCGCCGGTGACTTTGCCTTTCTGGCCGAGGCTGGTGAGCGCGAAGGCTTCAGCGTCGAGGCTGCCAGCACGGTTGAGCTGGACGGTATTCGTGTCAGCAGTACGCGGGTACGTGAAGCCCTTGATGCCGGTGATTTTGCCTTGGCGCAGCACCTGCTCGGGCGGCCATTTCAGATTGCCGGACGGGTGTTGCACGGGCAGAAGCTGGGGCGTCAGCTGAATGCGCCGACTGCCAATGTGCAGCTCAAGCGCAAGCGGGTGCCGCTCAAAGGCGTGTACCTGGTCAGCACCGAGATTGACGGCCAAACCTGGCCGGGTGTGGCCAACATTGGTGTGCGCCCGAGCGTGGCCGGTGATGGTCGCGCTCATCTGGAAGTGCATTTGCTGGACTTTGCCGGTGATTTATATGGCCGGCGTTTGACGGTGGCTTTCCACCACAAGCTGCGCGATGAGCAGCGTTTCGCCTCCCTTGAGGCATTGAAGATGGCTATTGCTGCCGATATTGCTGCCGCCCGTGCCCATTGGCGCGTTTAA
- the murJ gene encoding murein biosynthesis integral membrane protein MurJ yields the protein MNLLKSLAAVSSMTMLSRVLGFVRDTIIARTFGAGVASDAFVVAFKLPNLLRRIFAEGAFSQAFVPILAEYKTQQGDEAARTFLAYVTGLLTLVLALVTFIGILAAPWIVWASAPGFADEAERFELTTDLLRVTFPYILLISLSSLAGAVLNTWNRFSVPAFVPTLLNVSMIVFALFLTPYFDPPIMALGWAVLVGGLAQLLFQLPHLHKIGMLVLPRLNLKDTGVWRVMKQMGPAIFGVSVSQISLIINTIFASFLVAGSVSWMYYADRLMELPAGVLGVALGTILLPALSKTHSGASREDYSKLLDWGLRLCLVLALPSAVALAIISEPLIASLFQYGKFTADDTLMTQRALIAYSLGLVGIILVKILAPAFYAQQNIKTPVRIGLVTLLATQAMNVLFIFVIPLAHAGLALAIGLAACLNAGLLYWQLRKRDMFQPQPGWALFLGKLLLALLAMVAVLLLIMQQLPAWADSTMLWRLLRLGGLVGVGMLAYLAVLALLGFRLRDFARRSAL from the coding sequence ATGAATTTGCTCAAGTCGTTGGCCGCCGTCAGCTCCATGACCATGCTTTCGCGTGTATTGGGCTTTGTGCGCGACACCATCATTGCCCGTACCTTCGGCGCGGGCGTGGCCTCGGACGCCTTTGTGGTGGCGTTCAAGCTGCCCAATCTGCTGCGGCGGATTTTTGCCGAGGGCGCGTTCTCTCAAGCCTTTGTGCCGATTCTGGCCGAATATAAAACCCAGCAGGGCGATGAGGCGGCGCGCACGTTTCTCGCTTACGTGACAGGCCTGCTGACGTTGGTGCTGGCGCTGGTAACTTTTATTGGCATTCTCGCCGCGCCGTGGATTGTCTGGGCCTCCGCCCCTGGTTTCGCTGATGAGGCGGAGCGCTTTGAGCTAACCACCGACCTGCTGCGGGTGACCTTTCCTTATATCTTGCTGATCTCCCTGTCCTCGCTGGCGGGGGCTGTGCTCAATACCTGGAACAGGTTCTCGGTGCCGGCCTTTGTGCCGACTCTGCTCAACGTCAGCATGATCGTCTTCGCCCTGTTTCTGACCCCCTATTTCGATCCGCCAATCATGGCGCTGGGCTGGGCGGTGCTGGTGGGGGGCTTGGCGCAGTTGCTGTTCCAGCTGCCGCATTTGCACAAGATCGGCATGCTGGTGCTGCCGCGTCTGAACCTCAAGGACACAGGCGTGTGGCGCGTGATGAAGCAGATGGGGCCGGCGATCTTCGGGGTGTCGGTCAGCCAGATTTCGCTGATCATCAATACGATTTTTGCCTCCTTTCTGGTCGCAGGCTCCGTGTCCTGGATGTATTACGCCGATCGCTTGATGGAGTTGCCGGCTGGCGTACTTGGTGTGGCGCTGGGGACCATTTTGCTGCCGGCCTTGTCGAAAACCCATTCGGGCGCCAGCCGCGAAGACTACTCCAAGCTGCTCGACTGGGGCTTGCGTCTGTGTCTGGTGTTGGCGTTGCCCAGTGCGGTGGCGTTGGCGATTATCTCCGAGCCGTTGATCGCCTCGCTGTTCCAGTACGGCAAGTTCACCGCTGACGATACCTTGATGACCCAGCGGGCCTTGATTGCTTACTCGTTGGGGCTGGTCGGCATCATTCTGGTGAAAATTCTTGCGCCTGCCTTCTACGCCCAGCAGAACATCAAAACCCCGGTGCGTATCGGGCTGGTGACGCTGCTGGCGACCCAGGCGATGAATGTGCTGTTTATCTTCGTGATTCCCCTGGCCCATGCCGGTCTGGCGCTGGCCATCGGCCTGGCCGCCTGCCTGAATGCTGGGTTGTTGTACTGGCAGCTACGCAAGCGCGACATGTTTCAGCCACAGCCGGGTTGGGCGTTGTTCCTTGGCAAGCTGTTGTTGGCGTTACTAGCGATGGTGGCGGTGCTGCTGCTGATTATGCAGCAGCTGCCAGCTTGGGCGGACAGCACTATGCTCTGGCGTTTGCTGCGCCTGGGCGGGCTGGTGGGTGTCGGCATGTTGGCCTATTTGGCCGTGTTGGCGCTGTTGGGGTTCCGTTTGAGGGATTTTGCTCGCCGCAGTGCGCTCTGA
- the rpsT gene encoding 30S ribosomal protein S20, with translation MANTPSAKKRAKQAEKRRSHNASQRSMVRTYIKNVVKAIEAKDAALAATAYTLAVPVIDRMADKGIIHKNKAARHKSRLNGHIKALSAAAAA, from the coding sequence GTGGCCAATACACCTTCTGCCAAAAAACGCGCAAAACAGGCTGAGAAGCGTCGTAGCCATAACGCCAGCCAGCGCTCGATGGTTCGTACTTACATCAAGAACGTCGTCAAGGCTATCGAAGCCAAAGACGCTGCTCTTGCAGCTACTGCTTACACCCTGGCTGTGCCGGTAATCGACCGTATGGCCGACAAAGGCATCATCCACAAGAACAAAGCCGCTCGCCACAAGAGCCGCCTCAATGGCCACATCAAGGCCCTGAGCGCTGCCGCAGCTGCCTAA
- a CDS encoding CreA family protein — MRVVKGLLGALVLLPGLVAAEQIGEVSTVFKFMGPNDKIVVEAFDDPKVEGVTCYLSRAKTGGVKGGLGLAEDRAEASIACRQVGPISFLEKLKEGEEVFRERTSLVFKTMQVVRFFDQKRNTLVYLVYSDRVIEGSPQNAVTAIPILPWPQKP, encoded by the coding sequence ATGCGAGTCGTAAAGGGATTGCTGGGTGCGCTGGTGCTGTTGCCTGGGTTGGTGGCGGCCGAGCAGATCGGAGAGGTGTCGACGGTTTTCAAGTTTATGGGGCCGAACGACAAAATCGTCGTCGAGGCGTTTGATGACCCTAAGGTGGAAGGCGTGACCTGCTATCTGTCGCGGGCCAAGACTGGCGGCGTCAAGGGTGGTCTGGGGTTGGCTGAGGATCGCGCCGAGGCGTCGATTGCCTGTCGTCAGGTTGGCCCGATCAGCTTTCTCGAGAAGCTCAAGGAGGGCGAGGAGGTGTTTCGTGAGCGTACCTCGCTGGTATTCAAGACCATGCAGGTCGTGCGGTTCTTCGATCAGAAGCGCAATACCCTGGTTTATCTGGTCTACAGCGATCGGGTAATCGAGGGGAGTCCGCAGAATGCGGTGACGGCCATTCCGATTCTGCCCTGGCCACAAAAGCCCTGA
- the proB gene encoding glutamate 5-kinase, with translation MRDKVTGAQRWVVKIGSALLTADGRGLDRAAMAVWVKQMVALREQGVELVLVSSGAVAAGMSKLGWVARPSAMHELQAAAAIGQMVLIQAWESSFAEHGRRTAQILLTHDDLSDRKRYLNARSTLRTLVDLDVVPVINENDTVVTDEIRFGDNDTLAALVANLVEADLLVILTDRDGMYNADPRHNPDAELIFEARADDPALDAVAGGVGGALGRGGMQTKLRAARLAARSGAHTVIVGGAIEQVLARLKAGERLGTLLAPERGMLAARKQWLAGHLQTRGTLVLDEGAVKALATGTKSLLPVGVKTVQGSFRRGEMVVCVAADGREIARGLANYSALEAQKIIGQPSDAIEKLLGYVDEPELVHRDNLILV, from the coding sequence ATGCGTGACAAGGTAACCGGTGCGCAGCGCTGGGTAGTGAAGATTGGTAGTGCGTTGCTGACCGCTGATGGTCGTGGTTTGGATCGTGCGGCCATGGCGGTATGGGTCAAGCAGATGGTCGCGCTGCGTGAGCAGGGTGTTGAGCTGGTGCTGGTGTCCTCCGGTGCGGTGGCGGCGGGTATGAGCAAGCTGGGCTGGGTAGCGCGGCCGAGCGCCATGCATGAGTTGCAGGCGGCGGCAGCTATTGGCCAGATGGTGCTGATTCAGGCGTGGGAGTCGAGCTTTGCCGAGCATGGCCGGCGCACGGCGCAGATTCTGCTGACCCATGACGATCTGTCTGATCGCAAGCGTTACCTGAATGCGCGCAGCACGCTGCGTACGCTGGTGGATCTGGATGTGGTGCCGGTGATCAACGAGAACGACACCGTGGTTACCGATGAGATCCGCTTTGGTGATAACGACACCCTTGCGGCGCTGGTTGCCAATCTGGTCGAGGCCGACCTGTTGGTAATTCTTACTGACCGCGACGGCATGTATAACGCCGATCCGCGGCATAATCCCGATGCCGAGCTGATTTTCGAGGCGCGCGCCGATGATCCGGCGCTTGATGCTGTGGCGGGTGGCGTGGGTGGTGCGCTCGGGCGTGGCGGTATGCAGACCAAGCTGCGGGCGGCGCGTCTGGCGGCGCGTTCCGGGGCGCACACGGTGATTGTCGGTGGTGCGATCGAGCAGGTGTTGGCGCGGCTCAAGGCAGGTGAGCGCCTGGGTACTCTGCTGGCGCCTGAGCGCGGCATGCTGGCAGCGCGCAAGCAGTGGCTGGCCGGGCATTTGCAGACTCGCGGCACCCTGGTGCTGGATGAAGGGGCGGTCAAGGCGTTGGCGACTGGCACCAAGAGTCTGTTGCCGGTTGGTGTTAAAACCGTGCAGGGCAGCTTCCGGCGTGGCGAGATGGTGGTGTGCGTGGCTGCGGATGGCCGGGAGATTGCGCGCGGTTTGGCCAATTACAGTGCGCTTGAGGCGCAAAAGATCATCGGTCAGCCATCCGATGCCATCGAGAAGCTGCTGGGGTATGTTGACGAGCCCGAGTTGGTGCATCGGGATAATTTGATCCTGGTTTGA
- the cgtA gene encoding Obg family GTPase CgtA codes for MKFVDEVSIFVKAGDGGNGMMAFRREKFIEKGGPNGGDGGDGGSVYIEAVENFNTLVDYRYTRRFQAQNGEKGGSTDCTGAKGEDLILPVPIGTTVIDASTQEVIGDLVRAGQRLMVAQGGWHGLGNTRFKSSTNRAPRQTTPGKPGESRDLKLELKVLADVGLLGLPNAGKSTFIRSVSAAKPKVADYPFTTLVPNLGVVSVDRYKNFVVADIPGLIEGASHGAGLGIRFLKHLSRTRLLLHLVDMAPLDLTDPAESAATIIDELTKFSPSLAERERWLVLNKADQMLDEEQEARIAEIVARIEWTGPVYVISALARQGTEKLCYDIMDFLEARAERIQENPEYAAELAELDTRIEDEARAQLQALDDKRALRRSGVKAVGDVDEDDSFWDEEDEDDGPEIIYVRD; via the coding sequence ATGAAATTCGTCGATGAAGTATCGATTTTTGTAAAAGCCGGCGACGGCGGTAACGGCATGATGGCTTTTCGTCGTGAAAAGTTCATCGAGAAGGGCGGTCCCAACGGTGGTGATGGTGGTGACGGTGGCTCGGTGTATATCGAGGCGGTCGAGAACTTCAATACCCTAGTGGATTACCGCTACACCCGTCGTTTCCAGGCGCAAAATGGTGAGAAGGGTGGCAGTACCGACTGTACTGGTGCCAAGGGTGAGGATCTGATTCTGCCGGTGCCGATTGGTACCACGGTGATTGATGCCAGTACTCAGGAAGTGATTGGCGACCTGGTCCGCGCTGGCCAGCGTTTGATGGTGGCGCAGGGTGGCTGGCATGGTCTGGGTAACACCCGCTTCAAGTCCAGTACCAACCGTGCTCCGCGGCAAACCACGCCGGGCAAGCCGGGCGAGTCGCGCGATCTCAAGCTGGAATTGAAGGTATTGGCCGATGTAGGCCTGCTGGGCTTGCCGAATGCCGGCAAGAGCACCTTCATTCGCTCGGTGTCGGCCGCCAAGCCGAAAGTCGCTGACTATCCCTTCACCACGCTGGTGCCGAACCTGGGTGTGGTCAGTGTCGATCGCTACAAAAACTTCGTGGTTGCAGACATTCCGGGGCTGATCGAGGGTGCTTCTCACGGTGCTGGTTTGGGCATTCGCTTCCTCAAGCATTTGTCGCGTACCCGTCTGTTGCTGCATCTCGTTGATATGGCGCCGCTGGATCTGACCGATCCAGCCGAGTCGGCCGCCACCATTATTGATGAGCTGACCAAGTTCAGCCCGTCGCTGGCTGAGCGTGAGCGCTGGCTGGTGCTGAACAAGGCTGACCAGATGCTCGATGAAGAGCAGGAAGCGCGGATTGCTGAAATCGTCGCGCGGATCGAGTGGACTGGGCCGGTTTATGTGATTTCTGCACTGGCGCGCCAGGGCACTGAAAAGCTCTGTTATGACATCATGGACTTCCTTGAGGCGCGCGCTGAGCGCATTCAGGAGAATCCAGAGTACGCTGCCGAGTTGGCTGAGCTGGATACGCGCATCGAGGACGAGGCGCGCGCTCAGCTGCAGGCGCTGGACGACAAGCGCGCGCTGCGTCGTTCCGGAGTCAAGGCAGTCGGTGATGTCGATGAAGATGACAGCTTCTGGGATGAAGAAGACGAAGATGATGGCCCGGAAATTATTTACGTCCGGGATTAA
- the rpmA gene encoding 50S ribosomal protein L27 has product MAHKKAGGSTRNGRDSEAKRLGVKMYGGQAIKAGNIIVRQRGTQFHAGYGVGMGKDHTLFAKIEGVIKFEVKGAFNRRYVSVVAA; this is encoded by the coding sequence ATGGCACACAAAAAAGCTGGCGGTAGTACCCGCAACGGTCGCGACTCAGAAGCCAAACGCCTTGGCGTGAAGATGTATGGCGGCCAGGCTATCAAAGCAGGCAACATCATCGTGCGTCAGCGCGGCACCCAGTTCCACGCCGGTTACGGCGTTGGCATGGGTAAAGATCACACCCTCTTCGCGAAAATCGAAGGCGTGATCAAGTTTGAAGTAAAAGGCGCGTTCAACCGCCGTTACGTGAGCGTCGTTGCGGCTTAA
- the rplU gene encoding 50S ribosomal protein L21, which yields MYAVIVTGGKQYKVTEGEFLKVEKLELATGAAVTFDRVLLVGNGDDVKIGAPVVDGAKVVAEVVAQGRHDKVTIIKFRRRKHHMKRQGHRQWYTEIKITGIQA from the coding sequence ATGTACGCAGTAATTGTTACTGGTGGCAAGCAATACAAAGTCACCGAAGGCGAATTCCTCAAGGTCGAAAAACTCGAGCTGGCCACTGGCGCAGCTGTGACTTTTGACCGTGTTCTGCTGGTCGGCAATGGCGACGACGTAAAAATCGGCGCTCCGGTTGTTGACGGTGCCAAAGTTGTGGCTGAAGTGGTTGCTCAAGGCCGTCACGACAAGGTCACCATCATCAAGTTCCGTCGTCGTAAGCACCACATGAAGCGCCAGGGCCACCGTCAGTGGTACACCGAGATCAAAATCACCGGTATCCAGGCCTGA
- a CDS encoding polyprenyl synthetase family protein, with amino-acid sequence MQPQAFYRVVADDFTAVDGIIRAQLVSRVPLVEKIGDYIISAGGKRLRPLLVLLSGKALGIEGDNLRLLAATIEFLHTATLLHDDVVDMSDMRRGRSTANAQWGNAPSVLVGDFLYSRSFEMMVELGSMPVMKILSKATRVIAEGEVLQLSKIRDASTTEETYMEVIRGKTAMLFEASTHSAAALAGANAEQSEALRTFGDHLGVAFQLVDDLLDYRGDATTLGKNVGDDLAEGKPTLPLIYTMREGTLEQAALVRQAIQKGGIEDLESIRNAVEAAGALDYTAQQARDYAERAIACLDALPASEYRDALIELSRFAVARTH; translated from the coding sequence ATGCAACCCCAGGCTTTCTACCGCGTGGTGGCGGATGACTTTACCGCCGTCGACGGCATCATCCGCGCCCAGCTGGTGTCGCGCGTACCGCTCGTAGAGAAGATCGGCGACTATATTATCTCCGCCGGCGGTAAACGCCTGCGGCCTTTGCTGGTTCTGCTCAGCGGCAAGGCCTTGGGCATTGAAGGCGACAACCTGCGCCTGCTCGCTGCCACCATCGAATTTCTGCACACCGCCACCTTGCTGCACGACGACGTGGTCGACATGTCCGACATGCGCCGCGGTCGCAGCACCGCTAACGCCCAGTGGGGCAACGCGCCAAGCGTGCTGGTCGGCGACTTCCTTTATTCGCGTTCCTTCGAAATGATGGTCGAACTTGGCTCCATGCCGGTGATGAAGATCCTTTCAAAGGCCACCCGGGTGATCGCCGAAGGCGAAGTGCTGCAACTGTCGAAGATCCGCGACGCCAGCACCACCGAAGAAACTTACATGGAAGTCATCCGCGGCAAGACTGCGATGCTCTTCGAAGCCTCAACCCACAGCGCCGCAGCACTGGCGGGCGCCAACGCCGAACAGAGCGAAGCGCTGCGCACCTTTGGCGACCACCTCGGCGTGGCCTTCCAACTGGTCGACGACCTGCTCGACTACCGTGGTGATGCCACTACCCTGGGCAAGAACGTCGGCGACGACCTGGCCGAGGGCAAGCCGACCCTGCCGCTGATCTACACCATGCGCGAAGGGACGCTTGAACAAGCAGCACTGGTACGCCAGGCGATCCAGAAAGGCGGCATCGAAGACCTGGAAAGCATCCGTAATGCCGTAGAAGCGGCTGGCGCGCTGGACTACACCGCACAACAAGCCCGCGACTACGCAGAACGCGCCATCGCCTGCTTGGACGCCCTGCCCGCCAGCGAATACCGCGACGCACTGATCGAACTCAGCCGCTTTGCCGTAGCCCGCACACACTAA
- a CDS encoding FKBP-type peptidyl-prolyl cis-trans isomerase produces MSELNLSTDETRVSYGIGRQLGGQLRDNPPPGASLDAIIAGITDAFAGQPSRVSEAELTASFKVIRDIMQAEAAAKAEAAAGAGLAFLAENAKRDGITVLASGLQYEVLTAGEGAKPSREDSVRTHYHGTLIDGTVFDSSYERGQPAEFPVGGVIAGWTEALQLMNAGSKWRLYVPSELAYGEQGVGSIPPHSVLVFDVELLDVL; encoded by the coding sequence ATGTCCGAACTCAATCTCTCGACTGACGAAACCCGCGTAAGCTACGGCATTGGCCGTCAGCTGGGTGGTCAGCTGCGCGACAACCCGCCGCCGGGTGCCAGCCTGGACGCCATCATCGCCGGTATCACCGATGCCTTTGCCGGCCAGCCAAGCCGCGTCAGCGAAGCAGAACTGACCGCTAGCTTCAAAGTCATCCGTGACATCATGCAAGCCGAAGCGGCGGCCAAGGCCGAAGCTGCGGCCGGTGCGGGTCTGGCGTTCCTCGCTGAAAACGCCAAGCGTGACGGCATCACCGTTCTGGCTTCTGGCCTGCAGTACGAAGTGCTGACCGCCGGCGAAGGTGCCAAGCCTTCCCGTGAAGACAGCGTGCGCACTCACTATCACGGCACCCTGATCGACGGCACTGTATTCGACAGCTCCTACGAGCGTGGCCAGCCTGCCGAGTTTCCGGTTGGCGGCGTGATCGCCGGCTGGACCGAAGCCCTGCAGTTGATGAATGCCGGCAGCAAATGGCGCCTATACGTGCCGAGCGAGCTGGCTTACGGCGAGCAAGGTGTTGGCAGCATCCCGCCGCACAGCGTGCTGGTGTTTGATGTGGAACTGCTGGACGTTCTCTAA